From the Juglans microcarpa x Juglans regia isolate MS1-56 chromosome 3D, Jm3101_v1.0, whole genome shotgun sequence genome, the window TTTGCCATTGATCAGAGCCCGGAAGAAGTTGAGACAAGAGAGAGGCAAGGCATTCGAACAGATTTCTTACATAGATTCCTTACTGGACCTGAAAATACCCGGAGAGAAAGGTAACGTGGAAGAAGCAGATGTTCTGAGCTTGTGCTCGGAGTTAATCAATGCAGGAGGCGACACAAGTACAACGATGCTGCAGTGGGTTTTGGCATATTTAGTGAAACACCCACGAGTTCAATCCAAACTTTTTGCAGAAATCAGCAAGGTGGTGGCAAAAGGAGCGAAAGAAGTTGAGGAAGATGATTTGCACAAGATTCCATATCTGAAAGCAGTGGTTCTCGAGACTCTGAGAATTCACCCTCCAAACACCTTGTTGGTTCCACACACACCCATGGAAGATGTTGAGCTCGGCGGCTACACAATCCCAAAAGACACGAAGGTGAACATCGTGACAGCACTGATCGGGAGAGATCCAAACGTTTGGGAGAATCCCATGGAGTTTAGGCCGGAGAGATTGCTGACTAGTGAAGACATTGGAGAAGAAGTGTCTGATGTAACAGCGTTCAAGATGATGCCCTTTGGTGCTGGGAGAAGGAAGTGTCCCGGGAACAAACTAGGATTGCTTCTCCTCCAGTATTTTGTTTCAAATCTGGTCTGGAATTTTGAGTTCAAAACAGTGGATGGGGAAGGTGTTGATCTTTCAGAAAAGGTAAAGTTCTTGATTGTGATGAAGAATCCAGTGCGTGCCTATATATCTCCAAGAATCAAATAGCTAGACAGATCCAACACTGTTACTTTGAAGAATGAAAATAAGGACCTTTTGTTCCTCATTTGACATCCAGATGATCCGAAAGCTGAAATTCATCCTTTCTCCCTATAACAGGAGCAGGGCTAAATGACTGATCTGATCTGATGATCCCATTgtagtgatttctttttctttttgcttttgttctATGATTATATATGCTTTCTGAGTTTATTATTGATCCGTCTTGTTATTTGTGCTGAAATACAGAGAAATAAATAGCCCATGATGTTAAAGGATAAGCATGTTTTGCGTCTGCATTTTAATGagcaaattttacaaattacaagtccTCCAAGTACATAAACTAAACTGCATCTTCTGAAATAATTTGGCAACTCAACCATTAATTGATACTTGAGTTGCAATTCCAAGCTGTTTAGTTTGTGTTTGAAACCGAACTggacttatttcaactcatctcaaatcaattattgatcggactcatctcaatctattttatacattttaacctaaaaagttaaatcatctaaattttaaaaaattaaacacatctcaataagatctacaaaatattactatttataatttggcCCCTGTTTTGTACTGATCTTTCTTTGAAGCCGCCAAGCATTGAACTATCTAATGGTTGAGTGAATTGGTCAATGAtataatgtaattaaaaaaaatgcagttAAAACtcttgggaaaaataaaagcaaaaaaaatagtaaaattgtgTGATCAGTTATTTGTCATCAATATgattatttcttatcaaaatgagtctattatcataaataatcattaattttcttgtagtgaactAACTCACCAATTGGAGTTTCCGCAACTGATATGTCTTAAAGCGTGAAATAGGAACCTTAAAAGGATTTTAATGTTAGAAGTTCCTGAAGGAAAATTGCTCACTCTATCTGATTCAAGCAAGTATAATTCCAATAAAACCGTAACATTTCCaccattttaaaagaaagttGTAAAATAGAT encodes:
- the LOC121256617 gene encoding cytochrome P450 89A2-like, which gives rise to MEVWFIILISLCACFSLKSLFSFFSSSKTTKKNVSQGNLPPGPPTLPFIGNLHLLPKSMVDLRSLMYDLSHKYGPILTVYLGSEPLIFITSYTLAHQALVRHGATFANRPAVVPVSSVLSNNHKDIGGSPFGPTWKALRRNLISEVLHPTSLKSYSVERKRVLDSLIKGFHESSKLNQPVRLLDHIHPALFSLFIRMTFGELSETQIKEVEGIQYQFLVSYEKFTVLATWPRLGKLLLRNRWKRYLQFLKNQDDVILPLIRARKKLRQERGKAFEQISYIDSLLDLKIPGEKGNVEEADVLSLCSELINAGGDTSTTMLQWVLAYLVKHPRVQSKLFAEISKVVAKGAKEVEEDDLHKIPYLKAVVLETLRIHPPNTLLVPHTPMEDVELGGYTIPKDTKVNIVTALIGRDPNVWENPMEFRPERLLTSEDIGEEVSDVTAFKMMPFGAGRRKCPGNKLGLLLLQYFVSNLVWNFEFKTVDGEGVDLSEKVKFLIVMKNPVRAYISPRIK